One window of the Diachasmimorpha longicaudata isolate KC_UGA_2023 chromosome 9, iyDiaLong2, whole genome shotgun sequence genome contains the following:
- the LOC135165845 gene encoding endoribonuclease ZC3H12A-like isoform X3 has product MGKRSIMRSTTCGRNSNGRHVERVRTPLRTAYESFTPRASATSDVVRIATKRERPANNRTQTPKRKKIRKSRISENDDDESVIVLSDDDEVPSVIVDSGSADMIPLVDPSAEIKINSGKSSGKTTRKRPINLERRQDAFRRLKKIVKKTMADNLSQDVEIVWSSDTALPKSSSVSGEDNPPAQGETDTGREPPATENEIFIVDAVGDQSLLITDVLLPEDSQRVKKPNTKKRNGQAKKRGKVRKKKGEGVKKKEKAKKNAEDEKKEKAKKNAEDEKKEKAKKNAEDEKKEETPSNLREIIIDGCNVAMAHTNRNAFSEQGLKIALDYFRGRGHKVTIFLPQHKRGKDRHMIEKWSKEGIVVFTPSRKIANKQITPYDDRFILEYATKCQGIVISSDQYRDLWAEKPEWRETIEKRLLPPTFVGDYLMFPDDPLGKFGPRLNAFLRF; this is encoded by the exons ATGGGGAAGAGATCGATCATGAGGTCAACAACATGCGGGAGGAACAGCAATGGGAGGCATGTGGAAAGGGTCAGGACGCCGTTGAGAACGGCCTATGAGAGCTTCACCCCTAGAGCCTCTGCAACGAG CGATGTCGTTCGAATCGCCACGAAAAGGGAACGACCCGCGAACAACAGGACACAAACcccaaaacgaaaaaaaattcgtaaatCGAGGATATCAGAGAACGATGATGACGAGTCTGTCATCGTTCTCAGCGATGACGATGAAGTCCCATCGGTGATAGTTGATTCAGGATCAGCAGATATGATTCCATTGGTGGATCCCAGTGCAGAAATCAAGATCAATTCAGGTAAGTCCAGCGGAAAAACAACGAGAAAGCGGCCTATTAACCTTGAGCGGCGGCAAGATGCGTTTCGTCGGCTGAAGAAGATAGTCAAAAAGACCATGGCAGACAATTTATCCCAGGACGTAGAGATCGTTTGGTCCTCGGACACTGCCCTACCCAAGAGCTCATCAGTATCAGGAGAAGATAATCCTCCAGCTCAGGGAGAGACGGACACAGGAAGAGAACCACCAGCAACAgaaaatgagatttttattgttgatgCCGTTGGAGATCAGTCACTACTGATTACTGATGTTCTGCTGCCTGAGGATAGTCAGCGGGTCAAGAAGCCAAACACGAAGAAGAGGAATGGGCAGGCGAAAAAGAGGGGGAAGGTGAGGAAgaagaagggggagggggtgaagaAAAAGGAGAAGGCGAAGAAGAATGCGGAGGATGAGAAAAAAGAGAAGGCGAAGAAGAATGCGGAGGATGAGAAAAAAGAGAAGGCGAAGAAGAATGCGGAGGATGAGAAAAAAGAAGAGACACCGTCGAACCTGAGGGAGATCATTATCGACGGGTGCAACGTAGCTATGGC GCACACCAATCGCAATGCGTTTTCTGAACAAGGATTGAAAATTGCTTTGGATTATTTTCGCGGGAGGGGCCACAAGGTCACGATCTTTTTGCCCCAACACAAACGGGGTAAGGATCGACACATGATTGAGAAATGGAGCAAAGAGGGCATTGTTGTTTTTACTCCTAGTAGAAAAATTGCCAATAAGCAAATCACACCGTACGATGACAG GTTCATTCTTGAGTACGCAACGAAATGCCAAGGGATCGTGATATCATCGGATCAATACCGTGATTTATGGGCGGAGAAGCCGGAGTGGAGAGAAACTATCGAGAAACGATTATTACCACCAACATTCGTCGGTGATTACCTTATGTTTCCTGACGATCCACTGGGAAAATTTGGTCCCAGACTAAACGCCTTTCTTAGATTTTAA
- the LOC135165845 gene encoding endoribonuclease ZC3H12A-like isoform X1: MPTLLGDLAGSTTVKRLLFSPREPNCKEVGQTMGKRSIMRSTTCGRNSNGRHVERVRTPLRTAYESFTPRASATSDVVRIATKRERPANNRTQTPKRKKIRKSRISENDDDESVIVLSDDDEVPSVIVDSGSADMIPLVDPSAEIKINSGKSSGKTTRKRPINLERRQDAFRRLKKIVKKTMADNLSQDVEIVWSSDTALPKSSSVSGEDNPPAQGETDTGREPPATENEIFIVDAVGDQSLLITDVLLPEDSQRVKKPNTKKRNGQAKKRGKVRKKKGEGVKKKEKAKKNAEDEKKEKAKKNAEDEKKEKAKKNAEDEKKEETPSNLREIIIDGCNVAMAHTNRNAFSEQGLKIALDYFRGRGHKVTIFLPQHKRGKDRHMIEKWSKEGIVVFTPSRKIANKQITPYDDRFILEYATKCQGIVISSDQYRDLWAEKPEWRETIEKRLLPPTFVGDYLMFPDDPLGKFGPRLNAFLRF, from the exons ATGCCAACACTACTAGGAGATCTCGCAGGATCAACTACTG tgaaaagatTATTGTTTTCTCCTCGAGAGCCGAATTGTAAGG AGGTTGGGCAGACGATGGGGAAGAGATCGATCATGAGGTCAACAACATGCGGGAGGAACAGCAATGGGAGGCATGTGGAAAGGGTCAGGACGCCGTTGAGAACGGCCTATGAGAGCTTCACCCCTAGAGCCTCTGCAACGAG CGATGTCGTTCGAATCGCCACGAAAAGGGAACGACCCGCGAACAACAGGACACAAACcccaaaacgaaaaaaaattcgtaaatCGAGGATATCAGAGAACGATGATGACGAGTCTGTCATCGTTCTCAGCGATGACGATGAAGTCCCATCGGTGATAGTTGATTCAGGATCAGCAGATATGATTCCATTGGTGGATCCCAGTGCAGAAATCAAGATCAATTCAGGTAAGTCCAGCGGAAAAACAACGAGAAAGCGGCCTATTAACCTTGAGCGGCGGCAAGATGCGTTTCGTCGGCTGAAGAAGATAGTCAAAAAGACCATGGCAGACAATTTATCCCAGGACGTAGAGATCGTTTGGTCCTCGGACACTGCCCTACCCAAGAGCTCATCAGTATCAGGAGAAGATAATCCTCCAGCTCAGGGAGAGACGGACACAGGAAGAGAACCACCAGCAACAgaaaatgagatttttattgttgatgCCGTTGGAGATCAGTCACTACTGATTACTGATGTTCTGCTGCCTGAGGATAGTCAGCGGGTCAAGAAGCCAAACACGAAGAAGAGGAATGGGCAGGCGAAAAAGAGGGGGAAGGTGAGGAAgaagaagggggagggggtgaagaAAAAGGAGAAGGCGAAGAAGAATGCGGAGGATGAGAAAAAAGAGAAGGCGAAGAAGAATGCGGAGGATGAGAAAAAAGAGAAGGCGAAGAAGAATGCGGAGGATGAGAAAAAAGAAGAGACACCGTCGAACCTGAGGGAGATCATTATCGACGGGTGCAACGTAGCTATGGC GCACACCAATCGCAATGCGTTTTCTGAACAAGGATTGAAAATTGCTTTGGATTATTTTCGCGGGAGGGGCCACAAGGTCACGATCTTTTTGCCCCAACACAAACGGGGTAAGGATCGACACATGATTGAGAAATGGAGCAAAGAGGGCATTGTTGTTTTTACTCCTAGTAGAAAAATTGCCAATAAGCAAATCACACCGTACGATGACAG GTTCATTCTTGAGTACGCAACGAAATGCCAAGGGATCGTGATATCATCGGATCAATACCGTGATTTATGGGCGGAGAAGCCGGAGTGGAGAGAAACTATCGAGAAACGATTATTACCACCAACATTCGTCGGTGATTACCTTATGTTTCCTGACGATCCACTGGGAAAATTTGGTCCCAGACTAAACGCCTTTCTTAGATTTTAA
- the LOC135165845 gene encoding endoribonuclease ZC3H12A-like isoform X2 — protein MPTLLGDLAGSTTVKRLLFSPREPNCKEVGQTMGKRSIMRSTTCGRNSNGRHVERVRTPLRTAYESFTPRASATSDVVRIATKRERPANNRTQTPKRKKIRKSRISENDDDESVIVLSDDDEVPSVIVDSGSADMIPLVDPSAEIKINSGKSSGKTTRKRPINLERRQDAFRRLKKIVKKTMADNLSQDVEIVWSSDTALPKSSSVSGEDNPPAQGETDTGREPPATENEIFIVDAVGDQSLLITDVLLPEDSQRVKKPNTKKRNGQAKKRGKVRKKKGEGVKKKEKAKKNAEDEKKEKAKKNAEDEKKEETPSNLREIIIDGCNVAMAHTNRNAFSEQGLKIALDYFRGRGHKVTIFLPQHKRGKDRHMIEKWSKEGIVVFTPSRKIANKQITPYDDRFILEYATKCQGIVISSDQYRDLWAEKPEWRETIEKRLLPPTFVGDYLMFPDDPLGKFGPRLNAFLRF, from the exons ATGCCAACACTACTAGGAGATCTCGCAGGATCAACTACTG tgaaaagatTATTGTTTTCTCCTCGAGAGCCGAATTGTAAGG AGGTTGGGCAGACGATGGGGAAGAGATCGATCATGAGGTCAACAACATGCGGGAGGAACAGCAATGGGAGGCATGTGGAAAGGGTCAGGACGCCGTTGAGAACGGCCTATGAGAGCTTCACCCCTAGAGCCTCTGCAACGAG CGATGTCGTTCGAATCGCCACGAAAAGGGAACGACCCGCGAACAACAGGACACAAACcccaaaacgaaaaaaaattcgtaaatCGAGGATATCAGAGAACGATGATGACGAGTCTGTCATCGTTCTCAGCGATGACGATGAAGTCCCATCGGTGATAGTTGATTCAGGATCAGCAGATATGATTCCATTGGTGGATCCCAGTGCAGAAATCAAGATCAATTCAGGTAAGTCCAGCGGAAAAACAACGAGAAAGCGGCCTATTAACCTTGAGCGGCGGCAAGATGCGTTTCGTCGGCTGAAGAAGATAGTCAAAAAGACCATGGCAGACAATTTATCCCAGGACGTAGAGATCGTTTGGTCCTCGGACACTGCCCTACCCAAGAGCTCATCAGTATCAGGAGAAGATAATCCTCCAGCTCAGGGAGAGACGGACACAGGAAGAGAACCACCAGCAACAgaaaatgagatttttattgttgatgCCGTTGGAGATCAGTCACTACTGATTACTGATGTTCTGCTGCCTGAGGATAGTCAGCGGGTCAAGAAGCCAAACACGAAGAAGAGGAATGGGCAGGCGAAAAAGAGGGGGAAGGTGAGGAAgaagaagggggagggggtgaagaAAAAGGAGAAG GCGAAGAAGAATGCGGAGGATGAGAAAAAAGAGAAGGCGAAGAAGAATGCGGAGGATGAGAAAAAAGAAGAGACACCGTCGAACCTGAGGGAGATCATTATCGACGGGTGCAACGTAGCTATGGC GCACACCAATCGCAATGCGTTTTCTGAACAAGGATTGAAAATTGCTTTGGATTATTTTCGCGGGAGGGGCCACAAGGTCACGATCTTTTTGCCCCAACACAAACGGGGTAAGGATCGACACATGATTGAGAAATGGAGCAAAGAGGGCATTGTTGTTTTTACTCCTAGTAGAAAAATTGCCAATAAGCAAATCACACCGTACGATGACAG GTTCATTCTTGAGTACGCAACGAAATGCCAAGGGATCGTGATATCATCGGATCAATACCGTGATTTATGGGCGGAGAAGCCGGAGTGGAGAGAAACTATCGAGAAACGATTATTACCACCAACATTCGTCGGTGATTACCTTATGTTTCCTGACGATCCACTGGGAAAATTTGGTCCCAGACTAAACGCCTTTCTTAGATTTTAA
- the LOC135165833 gene encoding DNA excision repair protein ERCC-6-like gives MVEESLPELSQVLEIRTEEDVHQELSRKLDGLSQPEAPDPADEGQNIQRQVELGEITPFEADAKKKCLSTTAATGTFNATTGLLDLEKYLKRQAEVAAKRKQNPKKPSQSANPSTKPHPSRRRPETPSEITEKLKKSKEIPLKRKKSLELPHSVEKPQKSNRNRRKLLPPSPQASEDSLKSPSTPPDSLPPSEISRDSETGSEYTPSSDESVTPPSSPRPHKRKRNPCRTLDDGDEEHYHSRLSKLPRASVNPSQTSLRTISNLFKLPKSLWKRLYPFQRVSVHWLWELHTRNLGGLLGDEMGLGKTIQIIAFLAGLDCSELLSDGGRFRGLGPSLIVCPATLLEQWVDHFHSWYPALRVATLHQSGNYQGTPSDLLESLKTGGVLLTSYTGVLRNSDVLIPFKWHYVILDEGHKIRNPAAKITKLVKKLSTPHRLLLTGSPMQNSLKELWSLFDFILPGKLGTLDAFIEHCATPITRGGYANASTLQEATALQVATMLKEAITPYLLRRTKIDVQHHLTLPDKNEQVLFCSLTQEQTDLYKNYLTSENIKTILHEKAADGRGRARMLMAVTALRKICNHPDLFTYTAELPRCEAYGDEEEEEEAIDENVVLEEFGHWRKSGKMAVVRSLLKIWRKQHHRALIFTQGRQMMAVLEGLLQKENYKYLRLDGTTPMGERQKSIKLFNLDDSYFVFVSTTRVGGLGVNLTGANRVIIYDPDWNPATDAQARERAWRIGQEKNVTIYRLISAGTIEEKIYHRQIFKLLLSNKVLDDPRQRRLFQTSDLSELFHLNEPVDGTATESDRLFGNSIVTKKKLKDGRAKGEITVSAMFEGERVDFLVGRRLGNSGKRETEEVVDDDNYVLSKLFSKSGVSSAMVHDTVLASAKLEGHMATPVHRLARESAQESMEGIRKSRKWCWKPHF, from the exons ATGGTTGAAGAGTCACTTCCTGAACTTTCTCAG GTCCTTGAGATTCGCACAGAAGAAGATGTTCACCAGGAGTTATCGAGGAAACTCGATGGATTATCACAGCCAGAGGCACCTGACCCTGCGGACGAGGGGCAAAATATTCAGAGGCAAGTCGAGCTGGGGGAGATCACACCCTTCGAGGCTGATGCCAAGAAGAAATGTCTGTCAACTACTGCTGCCACTGG GACCTTCAACGCCACAACAGGTCTATTGGACCTCGAGAAATACCTCAAAAGGCAGGCTGAGGTGGCAGCAAAGCGCAAACAAAATCCCAAAAAGCCTTCCCAATCCGCTAACCCCTCCACAAAGCCTCATCCCTCTCGGAGACGTCCGGAAACCCCCTCAGAAATCACTGAAAAGCTTAAAAAGTCCAAAGAAATTCCCCTTAAACGCAAAAAATCCTTAGAACTCCCGCATTCCGTCGAAAAACCCCAAAAGTCCAATCGAAATCGTAGGAAATTGCTACCCCCCTCTCCCCAAGCATCCGAAGACTCCCTGAAAAGTCCATCAACCCCTCCCGATTCCCTGCCTCCCTCCGAAATTTCCCGTGACTCTGAAACCGGCAGTGAATACACTCCGTCCTCTGACGAGTCCGTCACCCCTCCCTCATCACCGCGTCCCCATAAACGCAAGCGAAATCCCTGCAGAACTCTAGACGACGGTGACGAGGAACACTACCACTCACGCCTCTCCAAGCTCCCCAGGGCCTCTGTGAATCCCTCCCAGACCTCCCTGCGAACAATCTCCAACCTCTTCAAACTCCCCAAGTCCCTCTGGAAGCGTCTGTACCCTTTCCAGCGTGTGTCAGTCCACTGGTTGTGGGAGCTCCACACGAGGAACTTAGGAGGCCTCCTCGGTGACGAGATGGGCCTGGGCAAGACCATTCAGATAATCGCGTTCCTAGCGGGTCTGGACTGCAGTGAACTGCTATCTGACGGCGGTCGTTTCCGCGGCCTGGGACCAAGCCTGATCGTCTGCCCAGCGACCTTGCTGGAGCAATGGGTAGACCACTTCCACTCGTGGTACCCAGCCCTCCGGGTGGCTACCCTCCACCAGTCTGGCAACTACCAGGGCACCCCCTCGGACCTCCTGGAGTCCTTGAAGACAGGTGGCGTCCTCCTAACTTCGTACACAGGCGTCCTCAGGAACTCTGACGTCCTGATACCATTCAAATGGCACTACGTCATCCTGGACGAGGGCCACAAGATCAGAAATCCCGCGGCGAAGATCACGAAACTGGTGAAGAAACTCTCAACCCCTCACCGCTTGCTCCTGACTGGAAGTCCTATGCAGAATTCCCTGAAGGAGCTCTGGTCACTTTTTGACTTCATCCTGCCGGGAAAGCTGGGCACTCTGGACGCCTTCATCGAGCACTGCGCAACGCCGATCACCCGGGGAGGTTATGCCAATGCGTCGACTCTCCAGGAAGCGACTGCCCTGCAAGTGGCGACCATGCTGAAGGAAGCCATCACTCCGTACCTGCTGCGTCGGACCAAAATTGATGTTCAGCATCATCTCACCCTTCCTGATAAGAACGAGCAGGTCCTCTTCTGCAGTCTCACGCAGGAGCAGACCGACCTCTACAAGAATTATCTCACCTCCGAGAACATCAAGACCATCCTGCATGAGAAGGCAGCGGACGGCCGGGGACGGGCGCGCATGCTGATGGCGGTGACTGCCCTGAGGAAGATCTGCAATCATCCGGATCTCTTCACCTACACCGCGGAGTTGCCGAGGTGCGAAGCGTACGGCgacgaggaggaggaggaggaggcgaTCGACGAGAATGTCGTCCTCGAGGAGTTTGGGCACTGGAGGAAATCGGGAAAGATGGCGGTGGTGCGGTCGCTCCTGAAGATCTGGAGGAAGCAGCACCACAGGGCCCTGATCTTCACGCAGGGACGCCAGATGATGGCGGTGCTGGAGGGGCTCCTCCAGAAGGAGAATTACAAGTACTTGAGACTGGACGGTACCACTCCCATGGGCGAGCGACAGAAGAGCATCAAACTCTTCAACTTGGATGACTCCTACTTCGTTTTCGTCTCGACGACGAGGGTCGGGGGTCTCGGGGTCAATCTCACGGGAGCCAATCGCGTCATTATTTACGATCCAGACTGGAACCCGGCGACTGATGCCCAAGCGAGGGAGAGGGCTTGGAGGATTGGTCAAGAGAAAAATGTTACTATTTATCGATTGATCAGTGCGGGAACCATCGAGGAGAAGATCTATCATCGGCAGATCTTCAAACTTCTGCTGTCGAATAAAGTTCTTGATGATCCTCGACAGAGACGACTCTTTCAGACTTCAGATTTGTCCGAGCTGTTTCATCTGAATGAGCCAGTAGATGGTACCGCCACAGAGTCCGATCGATTGTTTGGGAATTCCATCGTTACGAAGAAGAAATTGAAGGACGGGAGGGCCAAGGGAGAGATCACGGTGTCCGCCATGTTTGAAGGGGAGAGGGTGGACTTTTTGGTAGGACGGAGACTGGGGAATAGTGGGAAGAGGGAGACTGAGGAGGTCGTTGATGATGACAATTATGTGTTGAGTAAGTTGTTTTCGAAGAGTGGAGTTAGTTCAGCTATGGTGCATGATACGGTGCTGGCCAGTGCCAAACTAGAGGGACATATGGCCACACCTGTACATAGACTAGCTAGGGAGTCTGCCCAGGAGAGCATGGAGGGGATTAGGAAGAGCCGAAAGTGGTGCTGGAAGCCGCATTTTTAG